In a genomic window of Glycine max cultivar Williams 82 chromosome 13, Glycine_max_v4.0, whole genome shotgun sequence:
- the LOC100792533 gene encoding telomere repeat-binding protein 2 isoform X4, producing MVLQKRLDYSFYGYQVPTKRRATRLAKRRVTFQRRLEDNQMCAFDLLATVADNLLQEKQNPTTSSDRSSEKDGDGFPKEERQDANKPFKTELSDEASCDRKCQLEFVKEGSSNANSFKVELSDEGSSDRKCFSNISSQVYNQNCCSKELPEHEIDGHLCIASIVTSSSCSEKIVAETLVDGKGHNGMEKLASKVELGSCGYLESRGCKLDGDVSKVKDDKFGKVPIDTGTGLCCFEDTLDEKPLALISSCGNAKMSGYDDSMPQSSWSKGCDNVLVDSRDDDENFSGCAHPSTKIKSFRPITCIDDRKTKKRLASKHHKVSQESKHDILSNSVLDGNLKSVYSSRKNYYKSQRSQMNIPFKKRKLFNCSSDTNSNGYIRSDDTCYSPKNDTNQSVSCSSSGMSQDHGTSSLGHSALRSRDSYVKLRIKSFRVPELFIEIPETATVGSLKRTVMEAVTAVLGGGLRVGVILHGKKVRDDSKTLLQTGISHDNHLDALGFALEPNCSRNRPSACATTDSLHIPSADMPQPLIGYPSSPAVIHQRIQGFSNMLAKHQATSSGNLVESDHDSAPSPINTSGEKYLSDSKELITVPEMGMEALAVLPVHQKSKRTEIAQRRIRRPFSVTEVEALVQAVEKLGTGRWRDVKLRAFDNAKHRTYVDLKCRINGKHWCTQQEYQLSKGGESLFPKNFWTGS from the exons ATGGTGTTGCAGAAGAGGTTAGACTATAGCTTTTATGGCTATCAGGTGCCAACCAAGCGCCGAGCTACCCGATTAGCTAAG AGGAGGGTTACATTTCAAAGAAGGTTGGAAGACAATCAGATGTGTGCATTTGACTTATTGGCCACTGTAGCTGACAATTTATTGCAAGAGAAACAGAATCCAACCACATCCAGTGATAGATCATCGGAAAAGGATGGGGATGGATTTCCTAAAGAGGAACGCCAGGATGCAAATAAACCATTCAAAACTGAGCTTTCTGATGAAGCAAGTTGTGACAGAAAATGTCAGCTTGAATTTGTTAAAGAAGGAAGCTCAAATGCAAATAGTTTCAAAGTTGAGCTTTCGGATGAAGGAAGTAGTGACAGAAAATGTTTCTCTAATATTTCTTCACAAGTCTACAATCAAAATTGTTGTTCGAAGGAACTCCCCGAACATGAAATTGATGGCCATTTATGCATTGCTTCTATAGTAACAAGTTCTAGTTGCTCAGAGAAGATTGTTGCTGAGACACTGGTGGATGGAAAAGGCCACAATGGGATGGAAAAATTAGCTAGCAAAGTTGAATTAGGTTCCTGTGGATATCTAGAGAGTAGGGGTTGCAAGTTAGATGGTGATGTTAGTAAAGTAAAAGACGATAAGTTTGGGAAGGTTCCCATTGATACTGGGACTGGGTTGTGCTGTTTTGAGGATACCTTGGATGAAAAACCTCTAGCACTGATCAGTTCATGTGGCAATGCCAAGATGTCCGGGTATGATGACAGCATGCCTCAGAGCTCATGGTCCAAAGGTTGTGACAATGTACTGGTAGATAGTAGAGATGATGACGAAAACTTTTCTGGGTGTGCTCACCCCAGTACCAAAATAAAGTCCTTTAGGCCAATTACTTGTATAGATGatagaaaaacaaagaaaagattgGCTTCTAAACATCATAAAGTTTCTCAAGAATCCAAGCATGATATACTATCTAACAGTG TTTTGGATGGAAATTTGAAGTCAGTTTACAGCAGTAGGAAGAACTATTATAAAAGCCAAAGATCTCAAATGAATATTCCTTTCAAAAAGAGGAAGCTTTTTAACTGCAGCTCTGATACAAATTCTAACGGATATATCAGAAGTGATGACACTTGTTATTCACCCAAGAATGACACGAACCAAAGTGTTTCTTGTTCATCTTCTGGAATGAGCCAAG ATCATGGAACATCATCCTTGGGACACTCTGCATTACGATCTAGAGATTCTTACG TGAAGCTTAGGATCAAATCATTTAGAGTGCCCGAGCTTTTTATCGAGATTCCAGAAACTGCAACCGTTGGGTCCTTGAAG AGGACAGTGATGGAGGCAGTGACTGCTGTACTTGGAGGCGGATTGCGTGTGGGTGTGATTCTCCATGGAAAGAAGGTTAGAGATGACAGTAAAACTCTACTTCAGACTGGAATTTCTCATGATAACCACCTGGATGCTTTGGGCTTCGCCTTGGAGCCTAATTGTTCACGAAACCGACCATCTGCATGTGCTACAACAGATTCTCTCCACATTCCTAGTGCAGATATGCCTCAGCCTTTAATAGG GTACCCTTCAAGTCCTGCTGTAATTCATCAGAGGATTCAGGGCTTTTCTAACATGTTAGCCAAGCATCAAGCAACCAGTTCAGGTAACCTTGTTGAAAGTGATCATGATTCAGCACCTTCTCCTATCAACACATccggtgaaaaatatttgtcaGATTCAAAAGAACTAATTACTGTTCCTGAAATGGGTATGGAGGCACTAGCTGTGCTACCTGTGCATCAGAAGTCAAAACGAACTGAGATCGCACAGCGCCGAATTCGTAGGCCTTTTTCTGTTACTGAAGTGGAAGCACTGGTTCAAGCAGTTGAGAAACTTGGAACTGGAAG GTGGCGCGATGTTAAACTTCGTGCATTTGACAATGCAAAGCATCGGACATACGTGGATTTGAAG TGCAGGATAAATGGAAAACACTGGTGCACACAGCAAGAATATCAGCTCAGCAAAGGAGGGGAGAGCCTGTTCCCCAAGAACTTTTGGACAGGGTCCTAA
- the LOC100792533 gene encoding telomere repeat-binding protein 1 isoform X2, with the protein MVLQKRLDYSFYGYQVPTKRRATRLAKRRVTFQRRLEDNQMCAFDLLATVADNLLQEKQNPTTSSDRSSEKDGDGFPKEERQDANKPFKTELSDEASCDRKCQLEFVKEGSSNANSFKVELSDEGSSDRKCFSNISSQVYNQNCCSKELPEHEIDGHLCIASIVTSSSCSEKIVAETLVDGKGHNGMEKLASKVELGSCGYLESRGCKLDGDVSKVKDDKFGKVPIDTGTGLCCFEDTLDEKPLALISSCGNAKMSGYDDSMPQSSWSKGCDNVLVDSRDDDENFSGCAHPSTKIKSFRPITCIDDRKTKKRLASKHHKVSQESKHDILSNSVLDGNLKSVYSSRKNYYKSQRSQMNIPFKKRKLFNCSSDTNSNGYIRSDDTCYSPKNDTNQSVSCSSSGMSQDHGTSSLGHSALRSRDSYVKLRIKSFRVPELFIEIPETATVGSLKRTVMEAVTAVLGGGLRVGVILHGKKVRDDSKTLLQTGISHDNHLDALGFALEPNCSRNRPSACATTDSLHIPSADMPQPLIGYPSSPAVIHQRIQGFSNMLAKHQATSSGNLVESDHDSAPSPINTSGEKYLSDSKELITVPEMGMEALAVLPVHQKSKRTEIAQRRIRRPFSVTEVEALVQAVEKLGTGRWRDVKLRAFDNAKHRTYVDLKDKWKTLVHTARISAQQRRGEPVPQELLDRVLTAHAYWSQQQTKQQLKHHSTKPCLLL; encoded by the exons ATGGTGTTGCAGAAGAGGTTAGACTATAGCTTTTATGGCTATCAGGTGCCAACCAAGCGCCGAGCTACCCGATTAGCTAAG AGGAGGGTTACATTTCAAAGAAGGTTGGAAGACAATCAGATGTGTGCATTTGACTTATTGGCCACTGTAGCTGACAATTTATTGCAAGAGAAACAGAATCCAACCACATCCAGTGATAGATCATCGGAAAAGGATGGGGATGGATTTCCTAAAGAGGAACGCCAGGATGCAAATAAACCATTCAAAACTGAGCTTTCTGATGAAGCAAGTTGTGACAGAAAATGTCAGCTTGAATTTGTTAAAGAAGGAAGCTCAAATGCAAATAGTTTCAAAGTTGAGCTTTCGGATGAAGGAAGTAGTGACAGAAAATGTTTCTCTAATATTTCTTCACAAGTCTACAATCAAAATTGTTGTTCGAAGGAACTCCCCGAACATGAAATTGATGGCCATTTATGCATTGCTTCTATAGTAACAAGTTCTAGTTGCTCAGAGAAGATTGTTGCTGAGACACTGGTGGATGGAAAAGGCCACAATGGGATGGAAAAATTAGCTAGCAAAGTTGAATTAGGTTCCTGTGGATATCTAGAGAGTAGGGGTTGCAAGTTAGATGGTGATGTTAGTAAAGTAAAAGACGATAAGTTTGGGAAGGTTCCCATTGATACTGGGACTGGGTTGTGCTGTTTTGAGGATACCTTGGATGAAAAACCTCTAGCACTGATCAGTTCATGTGGCAATGCCAAGATGTCCGGGTATGATGACAGCATGCCTCAGAGCTCATGGTCCAAAGGTTGTGACAATGTACTGGTAGATAGTAGAGATGATGACGAAAACTTTTCTGGGTGTGCTCACCCCAGTACCAAAATAAAGTCCTTTAGGCCAATTACTTGTATAGATGatagaaaaacaaagaaaagattgGCTTCTAAACATCATAAAGTTTCTCAAGAATCCAAGCATGATATACTATCTAACAGTG TTTTGGATGGAAATTTGAAGTCAGTTTACAGCAGTAGGAAGAACTATTATAAAAGCCAAAGATCTCAAATGAATATTCCTTTCAAAAAGAGGAAGCTTTTTAACTGCAGCTCTGATACAAATTCTAACGGATATATCAGAAGTGATGACACTTGTTATTCACCCAAGAATGACACGAACCAAAGTGTTTCTTGTTCATCTTCTGGAATGAGCCAAG ATCATGGAACATCATCCTTGGGACACTCTGCATTACGATCTAGAGATTCTTACG TGAAGCTTAGGATCAAATCATTTAGAGTGCCCGAGCTTTTTATCGAGATTCCAGAAACTGCAACCGTTGGGTCCTTGAAG AGGACAGTGATGGAGGCAGTGACTGCTGTACTTGGAGGCGGATTGCGTGTGGGTGTGATTCTCCATGGAAAGAAGGTTAGAGATGACAGTAAAACTCTACTTCAGACTGGAATTTCTCATGATAACCACCTGGATGCTTTGGGCTTCGCCTTGGAGCCTAATTGTTCACGAAACCGACCATCTGCATGTGCTACAACAGATTCTCTCCACATTCCTAGTGCAGATATGCCTCAGCCTTTAATAGG GTACCCTTCAAGTCCTGCTGTAATTCATCAGAGGATTCAGGGCTTTTCTAACATGTTAGCCAAGCATCAAGCAACCAGTTCAGGTAACCTTGTTGAAAGTGATCATGATTCAGCACCTTCTCCTATCAACACATccggtgaaaaatatttgtcaGATTCAAAAGAACTAATTACTGTTCCTGAAATGGGTATGGAGGCACTAGCTGTGCTACCTGTGCATCAGAAGTCAAAACGAACTGAGATCGCACAGCGCCGAATTCGTAGGCCTTTTTCTGTTACTGAAGTGGAAGCACTGGTTCAAGCAGTTGAGAAACTTGGAACTGGAAG GTGGCGCGATGTTAAACTTCGTGCATTTGACAATGCAAAGCATCGGACATACGTGGATTTGAAG GATAAATGGAAAACACTGGTGCACACAGCAAGAATATCAGCTCAGCAAAGGAGGGGAGAGCCTGTTCCCCAAGAACTTTTGGACAGGGTCCTAACTGCTCACGCATATTGGTCCCAGCAACAGACTAAGCAACAGCTTAAGCACCACTCAACAAAACCTTGCCTTCTCCTTTAG
- the LOC100792533 gene encoding telomere repeat-binding protein 1 isoform X1, with protein sequence MVLQKRLDYSFYGYQVPTKRRATRLAKRRVTFQRRLEDNQMCAFDLLATVADNLLQEKQNPTTSSDRSSEKDGDGFPKEERQDANKPFKTELSDEASCDRKCQLEFVKEGSSNANSFKVELSDEGSSDRKCFSNISSQVYNQNCCSKELPEHEIDGHLCIASIVTSSSCSEKIVAETLVDGKGHNGMEKLASKVELGSCGYLESRGCKLDGDVSKVKDDKFGKVPIDTGTGLCCFEDTLDEKPLALISSCGNAKMSGYDDSMPQSSWSKGCDNVLVDSRDDDENFSGCAHPSTKIKSFRPITCIDDRKTKKRLASKHHKVSQESKHDILSNSVLDGNLKSVYSSRKNYYKSQRSQMNIPFKKRKLFNCSSDTNSNGYIRSDDTCYSPKNDTNQSVSCSSSGMSQDHGTSSLGHSALRSRDSYVKLRIKSFRVPELFIEIPETATVGSLKRTVMEAVTAVLGGGLRVGVILHGKKVRDDSKTLLQTGISHDNHLDALGFALEPNCSRNRPSACATTDSLHIPSADMPQPLIGYPSSPAVIHQRIQGFSNMLAKHQATSSGNLVESDHDSAPSPINTSGEKYLSDSKELITVPEMGMEALAVLPVHQKSKRTEIAQRRIRRPFSVTEVEALVQAVEKLGTGRWRDVKLRAFDNAKHRTYVDLKDKWKTLVHTARISAQQRRGEPVPQELLDRVLTAHAYWSQQQTKQQLKHHSTKPCLLLYTMSHFIYHVKIRTR encoded by the exons ATGGTGTTGCAGAAGAGGTTAGACTATAGCTTTTATGGCTATCAGGTGCCAACCAAGCGCCGAGCTACCCGATTAGCTAAG AGGAGGGTTACATTTCAAAGAAGGTTGGAAGACAATCAGATGTGTGCATTTGACTTATTGGCCACTGTAGCTGACAATTTATTGCAAGAGAAACAGAATCCAACCACATCCAGTGATAGATCATCGGAAAAGGATGGGGATGGATTTCCTAAAGAGGAACGCCAGGATGCAAATAAACCATTCAAAACTGAGCTTTCTGATGAAGCAAGTTGTGACAGAAAATGTCAGCTTGAATTTGTTAAAGAAGGAAGCTCAAATGCAAATAGTTTCAAAGTTGAGCTTTCGGATGAAGGAAGTAGTGACAGAAAATGTTTCTCTAATATTTCTTCACAAGTCTACAATCAAAATTGTTGTTCGAAGGAACTCCCCGAACATGAAATTGATGGCCATTTATGCATTGCTTCTATAGTAACAAGTTCTAGTTGCTCAGAGAAGATTGTTGCTGAGACACTGGTGGATGGAAAAGGCCACAATGGGATGGAAAAATTAGCTAGCAAAGTTGAATTAGGTTCCTGTGGATATCTAGAGAGTAGGGGTTGCAAGTTAGATGGTGATGTTAGTAAAGTAAAAGACGATAAGTTTGGGAAGGTTCCCATTGATACTGGGACTGGGTTGTGCTGTTTTGAGGATACCTTGGATGAAAAACCTCTAGCACTGATCAGTTCATGTGGCAATGCCAAGATGTCCGGGTATGATGACAGCATGCCTCAGAGCTCATGGTCCAAAGGTTGTGACAATGTACTGGTAGATAGTAGAGATGATGACGAAAACTTTTCTGGGTGTGCTCACCCCAGTACCAAAATAAAGTCCTTTAGGCCAATTACTTGTATAGATGatagaaaaacaaagaaaagattgGCTTCTAAACATCATAAAGTTTCTCAAGAATCCAAGCATGATATACTATCTAACAGTG TTTTGGATGGAAATTTGAAGTCAGTTTACAGCAGTAGGAAGAACTATTATAAAAGCCAAAGATCTCAAATGAATATTCCTTTCAAAAAGAGGAAGCTTTTTAACTGCAGCTCTGATACAAATTCTAACGGATATATCAGAAGTGATGACACTTGTTATTCACCCAAGAATGACACGAACCAAAGTGTTTCTTGTTCATCTTCTGGAATGAGCCAAG ATCATGGAACATCATCCTTGGGACACTCTGCATTACGATCTAGAGATTCTTACG TGAAGCTTAGGATCAAATCATTTAGAGTGCCCGAGCTTTTTATCGAGATTCCAGAAACTGCAACCGTTGGGTCCTTGAAG AGGACAGTGATGGAGGCAGTGACTGCTGTACTTGGAGGCGGATTGCGTGTGGGTGTGATTCTCCATGGAAAGAAGGTTAGAGATGACAGTAAAACTCTACTTCAGACTGGAATTTCTCATGATAACCACCTGGATGCTTTGGGCTTCGCCTTGGAGCCTAATTGTTCACGAAACCGACCATCTGCATGTGCTACAACAGATTCTCTCCACATTCCTAGTGCAGATATGCCTCAGCCTTTAATAGG GTACCCTTCAAGTCCTGCTGTAATTCATCAGAGGATTCAGGGCTTTTCTAACATGTTAGCCAAGCATCAAGCAACCAGTTCAGGTAACCTTGTTGAAAGTGATCATGATTCAGCACCTTCTCCTATCAACACATccggtgaaaaatatttgtcaGATTCAAAAGAACTAATTACTGTTCCTGAAATGGGTATGGAGGCACTAGCTGTGCTACCTGTGCATCAGAAGTCAAAACGAACTGAGATCGCACAGCGCCGAATTCGTAGGCCTTTTTCTGTTACTGAAGTGGAAGCACTGGTTCAAGCAGTTGAGAAACTTGGAACTGGAAG GTGGCGCGATGTTAAACTTCGTGCATTTGACAATGCAAAGCATCGGACATACGTGGATTTGAAG GATAAATGGAAAACACTGGTGCACACAGCAAGAATATCAGCTCAGCAAAGGAGGGGAGAGCCTGTTCCCCAAGAACTTTTGGACAGGGTCCTAACTGCTCACGCATATTGGTCCCAGCAACAGACTAAGCAACAGCTTAAGCACCACTCAACAAAACCTTGCCTTCTCCTTTA TACTATGTCACACTTTATCTATCATGTTAAAATTAGAACAAGGTGA
- the LOC100792533 gene encoding telomere repeat-binding protein 1 isoform X3, with protein sequence MVLQKRLDYSFYGYQVPTKRRATRLAKRRVTFQRRLEDNQMCAFDLLATVADNLLQEKQNPTTSSDRSSEKDGDGFPKEERQDANKPFKTELSDEASCDRKCQLEFVKEGSSNANSFKVELSDEGSSDRKCFSNISSQVYNQNCCSKELPEHEIDGHLCIASIVTSSSCSEKIVAETLVDGKGHNGMEKLASKVELGSCGYLESRGCKLDGDVSKVKDDKFGKVPIDTGTGLCCFEDTLDEKPLALISSCGNAKMSGYDDSMPQSSWSKGCDNVLVDSRDDDENFSGCAHPSTKIKSFRPITCIDDRKTKKRLASKHHKVSQESKHDILSNSVLDGNLKSVYSSRKNYYKSQRSQMNIPFKKRKLFNCSSDTNSNGYIRSDDTCYSPKNDTNQSVSCSSSGMSQDHGTSSLGHSALRSRDSYVKLRIKSFRVPELFIEIPETATVGSLKRTVMEAVTAVLGGGLRVGVILHGKKVRDDSKTLLQTGISHDNHLDALGFALEPNCSRNRPSACATTDSLHIPSADMPQPLIGYPSSPAVIHQRIQGFSNMLAKHQATSSDSKELITVPEMGMEALAVLPVHQKSKRTEIAQRRIRRPFSVTEVEALVQAVEKLGTGRWRDVKLRAFDNAKHRTYVDLKDKWKTLVHTARISAQQRRGEPVPQELLDRVLTAHAYWSQQQTKQQLKHHSTKPCLLLYTMSHFIYHVKIRTR encoded by the exons ATGGTGTTGCAGAAGAGGTTAGACTATAGCTTTTATGGCTATCAGGTGCCAACCAAGCGCCGAGCTACCCGATTAGCTAAG AGGAGGGTTACATTTCAAAGAAGGTTGGAAGACAATCAGATGTGTGCATTTGACTTATTGGCCACTGTAGCTGACAATTTATTGCAAGAGAAACAGAATCCAACCACATCCAGTGATAGATCATCGGAAAAGGATGGGGATGGATTTCCTAAAGAGGAACGCCAGGATGCAAATAAACCATTCAAAACTGAGCTTTCTGATGAAGCAAGTTGTGACAGAAAATGTCAGCTTGAATTTGTTAAAGAAGGAAGCTCAAATGCAAATAGTTTCAAAGTTGAGCTTTCGGATGAAGGAAGTAGTGACAGAAAATGTTTCTCTAATATTTCTTCACAAGTCTACAATCAAAATTGTTGTTCGAAGGAACTCCCCGAACATGAAATTGATGGCCATTTATGCATTGCTTCTATAGTAACAAGTTCTAGTTGCTCAGAGAAGATTGTTGCTGAGACACTGGTGGATGGAAAAGGCCACAATGGGATGGAAAAATTAGCTAGCAAAGTTGAATTAGGTTCCTGTGGATATCTAGAGAGTAGGGGTTGCAAGTTAGATGGTGATGTTAGTAAAGTAAAAGACGATAAGTTTGGGAAGGTTCCCATTGATACTGGGACTGGGTTGTGCTGTTTTGAGGATACCTTGGATGAAAAACCTCTAGCACTGATCAGTTCATGTGGCAATGCCAAGATGTCCGGGTATGATGACAGCATGCCTCAGAGCTCATGGTCCAAAGGTTGTGACAATGTACTGGTAGATAGTAGAGATGATGACGAAAACTTTTCTGGGTGTGCTCACCCCAGTACCAAAATAAAGTCCTTTAGGCCAATTACTTGTATAGATGatagaaaaacaaagaaaagattgGCTTCTAAACATCATAAAGTTTCTCAAGAATCCAAGCATGATATACTATCTAACAGTG TTTTGGATGGAAATTTGAAGTCAGTTTACAGCAGTAGGAAGAACTATTATAAAAGCCAAAGATCTCAAATGAATATTCCTTTCAAAAAGAGGAAGCTTTTTAACTGCAGCTCTGATACAAATTCTAACGGATATATCAGAAGTGATGACACTTGTTATTCACCCAAGAATGACACGAACCAAAGTGTTTCTTGTTCATCTTCTGGAATGAGCCAAG ATCATGGAACATCATCCTTGGGACACTCTGCATTACGATCTAGAGATTCTTACG TGAAGCTTAGGATCAAATCATTTAGAGTGCCCGAGCTTTTTATCGAGATTCCAGAAACTGCAACCGTTGGGTCCTTGAAG AGGACAGTGATGGAGGCAGTGACTGCTGTACTTGGAGGCGGATTGCGTGTGGGTGTGATTCTCCATGGAAAGAAGGTTAGAGATGACAGTAAAACTCTACTTCAGACTGGAATTTCTCATGATAACCACCTGGATGCTTTGGGCTTCGCCTTGGAGCCTAATTGTTCACGAAACCGACCATCTGCATGTGCTACAACAGATTCTCTCCACATTCCTAGTGCAGATATGCCTCAGCCTTTAATAGG GTACCCTTCAAGTCCTGCTGTAATTCATCAGAGGATTCAGGGCTTTTCTAACATGTTAGCCAAGCATCAAGCAACCAGTTCAG ATTCAAAAGAACTAATTACTGTTCCTGAAATGGGTATGGAGGCACTAGCTGTGCTACCTGTGCATCAGAAGTCAAAACGAACTGAGATCGCACAGCGCCGAATTCGTAGGCCTTTTTCTGTTACTGAAGTGGAAGCACTGGTTCAAGCAGTTGAGAAACTTGGAACTGGAAG GTGGCGCGATGTTAAACTTCGTGCATTTGACAATGCAAAGCATCGGACATACGTGGATTTGAAG GATAAATGGAAAACACTGGTGCACACAGCAAGAATATCAGCTCAGCAAAGGAGGGGAGAGCCTGTTCCCCAAGAACTTTTGGACAGGGTCCTAACTGCTCACGCATATTGGTCCCAGCAACAGACTAAGCAACAGCTTAAGCACCACTCAACAAAACCTTGCCTTCTCCTTTA TACTATGTCACACTTTATCTATCATGTTAAAATTAGAACAAGGTGA
- the LOC100793066 gene encoding scarecrow-like protein 14, producing MMNATNDEESCLDKSVLSYIKQMLMEDDTEERYSMFHDSLALQHTERSFLEAINHNYPSPSYSSSTHYHLDNYPSVDSPEPCLSACSADNITFSASSSCASNNTTSSSEFPLRSLYPLLPDTTDEFVFHSNSTQSTINTPFGFFDNPLAEIFERRVDLGTLFLPANTPFSSSFTKVPHVVIKTEAEEGDHFLTGRKQREREEYEAADGRSRKQSAAHMDESELSELFDKVVLGTDLRKRVPPNTTHKTTILTNMLYGGDVWENDDQVVDLRTLLMLCAQAIASDNPSSAKQLVKQIMQHSSPTCNETQRLAHYFGNALEARLDGTGYKVCSALSSKRTSAKDMIKAYHVYASVCPFEKLAIIFANNSIWNPSVDAKAIHIIDFGIRYGFKWPALISRLSRRSGGPPKLRITGIDVPQPGLRPQERVLETGRRLANFCKRFNVPFEFNAIAQRWDTIRVEDLKIEPNEFVAVNCLFQFEHLLDETVVLNNSRDAVLRLIKNANPDIFVHGIVNGSYDVPFFVSRFREALFHYTALFDMLDTNVARQDPMRLMFEKELFGREIVNIIACEGFERVERPQTYKQWQLRNMRNGFRLLPLDHRIIGKLKDRLRDDAHNNNFLLEVDGDWVLQGWKGRILYASSCWVPA from the coding sequence ATGATGAATGCTACTAATGATGAAGAGTCTTGCTTGGACAAGAGTGTCCTGAGCTACATAAAGCAAATGCTGATGGAAGACGACACCGAGGAGAGGTACAGTATGTTCCATGATTCCTTAGCCCTCCAACACACTGAGAGATCATTTTTGGAGGCTATCAATCACAACTATCCTTctccttcttattcttcttccaCACACTATCATCTTGACAACTACCCCAGCGTGGACAGCCCTGAGCCATGTCTCTCTGCTTGCTCCGCTGATAACATTACTTTTAGCGCTTCCAGTAGTTGCGCTAGTAACAATACTACCAGCTCCTCTGAGTTTCCCTTGAGAAGCCTTTACCCTCTACTTCCTGACACTACTGATGAATTTGTTTTCCACTCAAATTCAACCCAATCTACCATCAATACTCCCTTTGGATTCTTCGACAATCCCCTCGCTGAAATTTTTGAGAGACGTGTAGACCTAGGTACTCTGTTCCTTCCTGCCAACACAcctttttcctcttctttcacAAAGGTTCCTCATGTTGTAATTAAGACAGAAGCAGAAGAAGGAGATCATTTTCTGACAGGAAGGAAACAAAGGGAGCGGGAAGAGTATGAAGCTGCAGATGGGAGAAGCAGGAAGCAATCAGCAGCACATATGGACGAGAGTGAGCTATCCGAATTGTTTGATAAAGTGGTTCTAGGCACTGACTTAAGAAAACGGGTACCTCCTAACACAACCCATAAAACAACAATATTAACAAACATGTTGTATGGTGGAGATGTCTGGGAAAATGATGACCAAGTTGTGGATCTGAGGACACTGTTGATGCTATGTGCACAAGCCATTGCTTCTGATAATCCTTCATCTGCTAAGCAGTTGGTAAAACAGATTATGCAGCATTCTTCTCCAACATGCAATGAGACTCAGAGGCTTGCACATTACTTTGGAAATGCACTTGAAGCACGCTTGGATGGAACAGGCTACAAGGTTTGTAGTGCTCTATCATCCAAAAGAACCTCTGCCAAAGACATGATAAAAGCTTACCATGTATACGCTTCAGTGTGCCCCTTTGAAAAGCTAGCAATCATTTTTGCCAACAATTCAATTTGGAATCCAAGTGTGGATGCAAAAGCAATTCACATCATAGACTTTGGCATCCGCTATGGCTTCAAATGGCCTGCACTTATCAGCCGTCTATCAAGACGTTCTGGTGGGCCACCCAAGCTACGAATCACGGGGATAGATGTGCCACAACCTGGTTTAAGGCCACAAGAGAGGGTGCTCGAGACAGGGCGTAGACTTGCAAATTTTTGCAAGCGTTTCAATGTTCCATTTGAGTTCAATGCTATTGCACAGAGATGGGACACCATCAGAGTTGAAGACCTCAAGATAGAGCCAAACGAATTTGTAGCTGTGAACTGCTTGTTTCAGTTTGAGCATCTGCTTGACGAGACAGTGGTGTTGAATAATTCCAGGGATGCTGTTCTGAGGTTGATTAAGAATGCAAATCCAGACATATTTGTGCATGGCATTGTCAACGGATCCTATGATGTACCATTCTTTGTGTCACGGTTCcgggaggctctctttcattaCACTGCATTGTTTGACATGCTTGACACCAACGTTGCTCGTCAAGATCCCATGAGGTTGATGTTTGAGAAGGAGTTGTTTGGACGGGAGATAGTGAACATCATAGCTTGCGAAGGTTTTGAGAGGGTTGAGAGACCACAAACATACAAGCAATGGCAGCTTCGGAACATGAGAAATGGGTTTAGGCTGCTTCCTCTGGATCATCGAATCATTGGCAAATTAAAGGATAGGTTGAGAGATGATGCGCACAACAATAATTTCTTGCTTGAGGTTGATGGCGACTGGGTGCTACAAGGTTGGAAGGGTCGAATTCTATATGCTTCCTCTTGTTGGGTACCTGCATAG